TATCTCTTCGTGCGCCCGATGCGGCGGCTGACCGCGAGCCTGGTCGGCTTCCACGAGAATCCCGAAAGCTCGGCCGGCATCATCGTGCCGAGCCAGCGCAGCGATGAGATCGGGGTTGCCGAACGCGAATTGTCGGACATGCAGCGCGACCTGATGTCGATGCTGAATCAGAAGAGCCGCCTCGCCGCCCTGGGGCTGGCGGTCTCCAAGATCAACCACGATCTGCGCAATCTGCTCGCCTCGGCCCAGCTTCTGTCGGACCAGCTCGCCAGCGTGCCGGATCCGCGGGTGCAGCGCTTCGCGCCGAAGCTGGTGCGCTCGCTCGAACGCGCCATCGCCTTCTGCCAGTCGACACTGTCCTACGGCCGCGCCCAGGAGGCCGCGCCGGACCGCCGCATGATCCTGATCGAGCCGGTCGTCCTGGAGGTGCGCGAGACCGCGGGCCTTGCATCCGACGCCTCGATCGCCTGGGTTGCCGCGATCGAGCGCGGGCTCGCCGTCGATGCCGATCCCGACCAGCTGTTCCGCGTGCTGCTCAACCTCGTCCGCAACGCCGCCCAGGCCCTGGAAACCCATGCCTCGTCCGGCGATGGCGGCGTGCAGCAGATCCGGATCACCGGAAAACGCGAGGGCGCGGTCGCGATCCTCGAGGTCTCCGACACCGGTCCCGGCGTCCCCCAGAAGACCCGGGAGCACCTGTTCGAGGCGTTCCAGACCTCCGGCCGCCCCGGCGGCAGCGGCCTTGGCCTTGCCATCGCCGCCGAGCTGGTCCGCGCCCATGGCGGCGACATCCACCTCGTCGAAGGCACCATCGGCGCCACCTTCCGCATCGTCATCCCGGACCGTCCCGTGGAACTGCTCTCCATCCGCAACGAGCGGCAGCGGGCGTAGTCGGCAGCGGGCGAGTGGGCGGTATTCCTTTCCAAAAACCCTTCTCCGTCATTCCGGGGCGCGCGTAGCGCGAGCCCGGAATCCATAACCACCAGCCGGGATTATGGATTCCGGGCCTGCCCCTTCGGGGCATCCCGGAATGACATCGGAAACCGTCATCTCCCTGCAAAATCTCCCCATCCCGGACCTTGCCAACAGGGGCAAGAGCGGTTAGTCAGAGCGCTCTTTCGCACCCCTCCGGCCCCGCCGGCGGCTGCATGCGGGCCCAAGCCCGCGCTGTTTGCGAAAAACGCGCCCGTAGCTCAGCTGGATAGAGCATCAGACTACGAATCTGAGGGTCGGACGTTCGAATCGTTCCGGGCGCGCCATTTTACGGCAGGGCACGCGACCACGCCCTTCAAGTGGTGGCGCCCGCATCATGAATGACTCCGGCGCCCCGCGGCTCGCCAGGGCGTGAGCCGCGGAATCCAGCGCGGGACATTGGCCCGGAAATCCTCGTACTGCGCGCCAAATGTCTCCTTGAGCGTTGGTTCTTCGAACAACAGGACCCAGACGTGGAAAAACAGCCAGAGCAGCGCGGCATACCAGAGGAGGCGCTGGTCGCCAAATAAAAGTGCCTGACCAGAAATGACAGCAGTGACCCCGACGTAGATCGGATTTCGCACGTAGCGATAAAGACCCGTGACCACCAGCTTCTGTGTTGGCGCGATCGGGGCTGGCGTTCCCAGCCCCTGCAGTGCAAATCGCGCAAACGAATCCACGACTCCGGGCACTCCGGCAATGATCAACATAAGTCCGATGGCGCGGGTCAGCTCAAGGTCGAAAAAAGCCGGCTGGAATTCCCAATGTGTGGTCCACCATGGGATGAACCCCGCCAGCACCAAGGGCGCGACGACGAAGAAGAGGGCAGAGCCCAATACCGCGATCGTTTTCGGCATGGCACCTCCTTCCCGTCCTGTCGCGAGGCGCGCCAGCCCCGACATCGAGGCGCCGGCTCACGCACGCAAACAACTATCTCATCGATGAATCCCGACGGCCCTGCGAAAGCGTCTCGACTAGGGTCTGTACCTAAATAGCGCCACGTGATTCTCTTGCCTACGTGTTGATTCGGGGGCGAGAGAATGCGCGCTGGTTTGTTTTGGCTGAACGACAGGCAATGGGCGCGTATCGAACCGCATCTGCCGAGGGGACTGACGGGGCCGGATCGGGACGACGACCGACGCATCGTCAGCGGCATCATTCACATGCTGCAATCGGGTGCACGATGGCGTGATTGTCCACGTGAATACGGCCCTTACACGACGATCTACAATCGCTTCAATCGCTGGGCCAAGCGAGGACGATGGTGCGCAATCTTCGAAGCGCTGGCCAAGCCTGGCGAAGACGGCGTCGTACTGTCGCTCGACTCGACCTCGATTAAAGCTCACCGGTGTGCCTCCGGCGGAAAAGGGGGGAGCACAATCAAGCAATCGGCCGCTCGCGCGGAGGCCGCACGACAAAAATCCATGCGCTGAGCGATCCGCTCTGCCGGCCGGTCGTCCTGCATCTGACTCCAGGCCAGGATGCCGATATCGCTGCGGCTCCCGATGTCCTGGCGCTCGCGCCACCCATGAGCGTGCTCCTCGCCGACAAAGGGTATGATGGCGACAAGCTTCGCGGCGAAATCATTCGTCGTGGCGCCAAGCCCGTAATCCCCAATAAATCTAACCGTGTCGTCATCCATCGCTTCAACAAACGCGCCTACAAAGGACGAAATGTCATCGAACGCTGCTTTTGCAGGCTCAAGGACTTCCGGCGCATCGCCACGCGATATGACAAGCTCGCCCGTAATTTTTTGGCCGCTGTTCATCTCGCCGCTCTCGTCGCATATTGGCTCAATTGAGTCTGGACCCTAAGCCCACAGTCCAGCACATCGGGCATCCGCGTAGCGCGACGAGGGCGGCAATTCCCGCGCCTAGGGATGGCCAGGGGTGCGCGGCCTGGTGGACGATGGCCCAAGTGAGTAGCGCCGCCGCAGCCGCGCCGCGCATCAGGTGTGCGCCCAGGAAGGCGCTTCCGAACATGCCGACTCCACGAAAGTAACTCATGTGCTTTCTCGTCCGCTGTCCTTTGTGCCGAGCAGGTATTCGCGCACCAATGCGCGGGCGCGGCGCAGGCGGCTTTTGACCGCTTCGCGCGTCACGCCGAGCCGCCCGGCAATTTCCCCAATCGTCAGATCTTCGAGATCTCGCAGGAGCAGCACTTCGCGATGCGACGGCGAAAGCGACTCGATCGCATTGACCAGGTCCATGCGTAACTCGTCCGGCGGGACCTTCGCGAGCTCGCGTGACTCTTCCAGGGTGGCGAGTTCCTCGACTCCCCGCATCAGCATCAGCGCCGGCAGCATGCAAAGGCGCGCGATGACCGTTAGCAGCCAGCCAGCGAGTGCGGCTGGACTGCGGATCGTGCCCACGCGCCGGTACACGACGATGAGCGCTTCTTGCACCACATCTTCGATGACCGAGGCACGGTAGCAAAGGCGCCGAGCGTAGCGCCGAATGTCCGGCTGCAGCGCCACCAAGAGCTGTGTGAGCGCGTGCCGGTCGCCCGACTGTGCCGCGAGCACGAGATCGTCTGATACGCGCGCCAAGGCGGTCACCCCTTCAGTGGCTCGCGCCCGGCGACGGCGCAAGCAGGACAATAGCCGAACACGCCAGTGGCCAGCGTCACCACACCCGCACCGCTGAGCAAAAGCCCGAGCGGCGAAGCGTGCAGCGCAACCACGCCGCAGATGACCATCAAGCCCCCGCCGATCAGTCTGGCCGCGCGCTCCCACCCGCCAACGTTCTTCCTGTACCACATGGTTCTGTGCTCCGGTTCGTGACACGCCGGTATGGCGCATTCATCTGGACAGGAGGGCGCAAACCCGGCGCCGGGGTCGCGGCACGAAAAAAAATTTGCGGGGGTCGCAGCTTCCGCAGGCTGGCGTGGGCGGCGGGGCGCGCCGCCATCGCAAACTGGCCTGTCGAAACGGGTCATCAACCATAGCGTCACGGCGAAACGATAGTTGCCCATCTTCATCGGCCGCGGAGCGCCATTGCGTAGTAAGTACGTCCCATGCGTACCCTCGATCGCCTGCTCTCCTGTCTCGCCCTGTTCCTTGCAATGGCCGCCGTCACTGCGCTTCCCGCGCGCGCGGCCGAAACCTGCCCATTCATCAGCGCCCAGGAGCTCGCCCGCGCGATGCCGGCGCTCAAATGGTCACTGATTTCCAATCAGGATGGCCGCGGCTGCATCTACCAGGCCGGGCGCGGCGGCACGATGATGCTGACCGTGTTCCGCAATCCCGACAAGGACCGCGCCAGGGAATTGTACGCGACCTTCGTCAAGACGCTCGGTGAACGCATGAAGCTGAGCGCAGTGGCGGGGATCGGCGAGGAAGGCCAGGGCGGAGCGACCGCGGCCGGCGCCGAGCGCCAGGAGGCCTCGGTCGTCGCGCTGTCCGGCGACTACATTCTGCAGATCACCGTCCATCCGACCGGCCGGCGTGCCGACGATGCGCTGCTCGGACCGCTCACCGAGGCTGCGCGCATTGCCGTTGGCAATGTGGACAAGAGCAGCGAGCGGTTCGGCAATTGCGAGTGGCTCACGGCCGCGGATGCCGACGGTTTTCTCGACACGAAAACGCTGACGGTCCAACGCACCGGCGCGGGCAGCTGCATGATGTTCGATCGCGAGGCCAACACGATGATCACCGCGGTGATCACGACCTCGCGCGACACCGCCGTCCAGATGATGAAGCGCGCAGGCCCGTGCAAGCATGTGACGATCCCTGAGCTCGGCAGCGAAGCCTTCGGCGAGCATTCCTGCACAAAGGGTAACGGCAACGCCGTCACCATCTATGTCTGGAAGAATGGCAAGCAGGCCTCGATCGTGTTCGCTCCGGTCAAACCGCATCCGCAGTCCGGCTCCGTCGAGCGCCTGAAGGCGGTCGCAGGGCGGGTCTATGGGAAATTGTAACGGCGGGGTGTGACCGCCTCCGCTCCGATTGGCTCAGCGCGAGCCACCCCCGTCATCCGCCCGCCAGCACCTCCTTGCACTTGGCCGCGAAGGCGTTGAGGTGCGCGCCGATCTGGTGCGCCAGCGCGTCGGACCGATCGACATTCTGCAAGCTCATGTTGAGGGCGTAGACGGGAAGTCCCGCCAGCACGATGGGCGTTGCGACGGCGAGAACGGCGGGCTGCCACGACACCGCACAATAGCCTTCGCGTCCGACGGCGCTGATCGATCTCCTGACGTCTGCGAGCAGCGCCTTGGTGGCCGCAGTGCTGCGCCGCTTGAACAGTTTCAGCAATCGCTCGCGCTCGGTCTCTGCGACGCCGGCCAGGTAGGCGCGACCCAGCGACGTCAACTCCATCGGCACCTGCTGGCCTGCGACCACGTTGCGCAGCGCCGCGCGCGGACTGTAGCGGATCGATTCGAGATAGACCATCATGGTGCGATCTGCCGTCGCGAGCCCGACGTTCAGCCGGCGCTTGGCCGATTCCGCCCGCATCATCGGGCCGATCGCGTTGAGCACGGGTGATCCCGTCCGCATCGCGTGGCCGACGCTGATGACGGACGCGGCAAGACGGTAGGCCCGCTCGGCGCGGACCTCATCGAGCATCCCGGAATTGACCAGCGTTCGCGTCAGCCGGCTGACCGTCGAGCGCGGCAAGCCGGTCCGCTCGGCGATCTCGCCATTGCCGAGCGTGTCGATGCCGGGTCGGAAAGCCCGGAGGATTTCGATACCCCGTTCGAGCGAGCGGTTGCCATCGACGCCGCCCGCATATCTGCGCATCTGCGCCATATCCAGCCTCCCGGCATTTCCACTTAGTGGAATTAAGGGGATGTTTGCAAAGGTGCAAGCCGCTATAGGCGAAGGCAAGAAGAATGCCTGGGCTGTGCAGGGCTCGACGAGGAAACGGCTCCGCCTGAACGGCATTCGGATGCCCGCGCATCATCTGCGCCGCGCTGATCGATCCGACTCAAACCCGGAAAGTCTGCCATGTCCTATCAGCTCATCGAATTTTCCGTCGAAGCCGGTGTTGCGACCATCGCGTTCAACCGGCCGGATCGGCGCAACGCCATGAGCGACGAGATGCGTTCCGAGTTCACCGGCGCTCTCGAAACCGTGTCCCGCGACAAGGCGATCAAGGCCCTGGTACTGACGGGACGAGGCAATGCCTTCTGCGCCGGCGGCGACATCAGCGGCATGAGGCGCCGGCTCGAGGCGCCGCAGGGGGACGTCGCATTCAACGGATGGAGCCGTCAGCAGGGCGTCCATCACGTGCAGACGCTGCTGCTGGGCTTGCCGAAGCCGACCGTTGCCGCAGTCAACGGCGCCGCGGCGGGCCTCGGTGCCGACACCGCGCTGGCCTGCGACTTCGTCATGGCGACGGAGCGATCGAAATTCACCTGGTCCTACATCAAGCGCGGCTTGATACCCGACGGCGGCGGCCTGTATTTCCTGCCGCGCCGAGTGGGCCTTGCGAGAGCGAAGGAGCTGATCTTCACCGGACGCGTCGTCGAAGCCGACGAAGCGCTCGCGCTCGGGATCGTGGATCGCAAGGTGGCGGCGGCCGAGCTGATGTCGGCCGCGCAGGCCTGGGCGGCCGAACTGGCGCAGGGCTCTCCGACCGCGCTCGCTCTGAGCAAGACGATCCTGAACGAGACGTTCGAGCATTCCGCGCACGACATCTTCAATCTCGGCAGCCAGGCGCAGGCCATCTGCTACACCAGCGCGGAGCATCGCGAGGCCGTGACGGCTTTCCTCGCGCAATCCTCGTCGAAGGGTTGAGCGATGAACGCGATCGAGCGCCTGATCCGCCCGCGCAGCATCGCCGTCATCGGCGCCTCCGCCGACCCGGGCAAGACCTCGGGGCGGCCTGTTGCGTATCTCAAGAAGCATGGCTTTGGGGGTGCGATCTATCCCGTCAATCCCAAGGTCGGAGAGATCGGCGGCCTGCGCTGCTATGCCGACGTCGCTTCGCTGCCGGATGTGCCGGACGTCGGCCTAGTCCTGCTCGGCGCGGAACGCGCCCATGTCGCCGTGCGCGAGTTGTCCGAGCGCGGCACTGCGGCGGCGATCGTTCTCGCCAGCGGCTACACCGAGACGGGGGCGGAAGGCGCCGCACGTCAGACGCAGCTCATGCAGGCCGCCGGATCCATGCGCCTTCTCGGGCCGAACACGATCGGGCTCGTCAATCTCACGGACAACATCGTGCTGTCGGCATCCGGCGCGCTGGCGATGGACCATTTTCCGGCCGGCTCGATCGGCCTGGTCTCGCAAAGCGGGGGCATTCTCGGCGCCGTCCTGTCGCGCGCTGCGGCGCGCGGGGTCGGACTGTCCAAGCTGGTGTCGACCAGCAACGAAGCCGATCTCGAACTCGCAGATATCATCGACTTTCTTGCCGACGACAGCGCCACCAGGGTCATCGCGCTCTATATCGAGGCGATCCGCAATCCGGCCCGCTTCCGCGCGGCGGTGCTCAAGGCGCGGCGCGCCGGCAAACCCATCGTCGCCTTCAAGATCGGGAGGTCGGAGGCGGGCGCAAAGGCGGCCGTCTCGCACACGGGAGCGCTTGCCGGCTCCGATCGCATGTACGACGCCTTCTTCAGACAGCTCGGCGTGATCCGCGCGCGGACATTCGAAGACCTGCTCGACATTCCCGCAGCTCTTTCCGCGGGACGGAAGCTGTCCGGCAGGCGCGTGGCGATCCTCACCTCGACCGGCGGCGCCGGCACGATCCTGTCCGACAGTTTGGGGATCGCCGGCTTCGCGACGCCCGCGCCCGACGCGGACTCGGCTGCGCAATTGCGCGCCTTGCAATCGGGATCGCACGCCATGCTCGATCGCAATCCGATCGACGTGACCCTGGCCGGCCTGCAGCCGGATCTGCTTCGCGCCGCCATTCATATCCTGCTTGCTAGCCCTTCCTACGATGCGCTGGCCGTCATTGCAGGCTCCTCAGCCGTGGGATCGCCGGCGCTGCTGGCGGACGCCATCCACGACTGTCTGCCGCTGAGCGACAAGCCCGTGATCGCCTATGTGAGCCCCTACGCGCCCGACGTGGTCTCCGTTCTCACGCAGCGCGGCGTCCCGGCCTACACCTCCGCCGAGAGCTGCGCCCGTGCGCTCGATGGACTTCTCAAGGCGGGAATGCCGGGACAGGTCGAGATATCCGGATCGATGGAGACACTGGTCGATATCAGCGATTTTCCGGTGGGAACGCTGGACGAGGCGCAGGCCAAGGCCTTGTTCGCTCGCTTTGGCGTTCCGGTTGTGACGGAGAAGATCGTCGCTACGGCAGGCGAGGCGGAGCAGGCGGCGCGAGACTTGGGCAGCAAGGTCGTGCTCAAAATTCTCTCGCGCGAGATTGCGCACAAGAGCGACGTCGGGGGCGTCGCGGTCAATCTGACCGCAGAGACGATCGGCGAGCGCCTGGCGGTGATGGCAGAAGAAGTCGCGCCCAAGGCCGGGAAGCGGCCGGAACGATTTCTGGTGCAGGAGATGATTTCAGGTGGCGTCGAGATCATTCTCGGGATGCATCGCGATTCGCTGGGGACAGCCATCCTTCTCGGAATGGGCGGCATCGCCGCCGAGCTGTTCCAGGACACCACGCTGCGTCTGCTTCCGCCGGAAGGCGGCCTGACGCTGACCGAAGCTGGCGCGATGGCGCGGGAGCTCGTCACATGGCCGTTGCTGGATGGCTTTCGCGGCCGGCCGAGGTGCGATGTCGAAGCGCTCGCCGCAGCGATCGTCGCTTTCTCGCGCATGGTTGCGCAGCTGGGCGAGCGCCTCAGTGAAGCTGAGATCAATCCGGTCTTCGTGCTCCCGGCAGGCCAAGGCGTGAAGGCGGCCGACGGGTTGGTCGTTCTCGACGCCAGCACATGACGCCCCATCGCGGACGCGCGCCAAGCTGCGTTCGTGACATGACGAGCCTTGTTTGAAAAATCTGAACCAAGACCGAATGGGAGGTCCACATGGCAATCGGTAACATCATCAGGCGAGACGGCGGTCCCGGCAAGGCAGTCGCTGTGTGGCGCTGGTCGCGCCGGGCCGTCCTCGCCTCGACAGCTTTGCTGGTCGCGGTCGGATCGGGCGTCGCGCCGGCGCGGGCCGAATACCCAGAGAAGATCATCAAGATCGTGGTGCCGTTCGCGGCTGGTGGCGGTACCGACATCGTCGCGCGAACGACCGCCCAGGAAATCCAGACCGACCTCGGCAAGCCCGTGATCATCGAGAACAAGCCGGGCGCAGGCACCATCATCGGAACCCAGACGGTGGCGACGAGCGAGCCTGACGGCTATTCGCTGCTGATGGCGACCTTCGCGCACGCGGTCAATCCCAGCCTGTACAACAAGCTGCCGTTCGATCCGCACAAGGATTTCGCGGCGGTCTCGCTGATTGCACGATCCTTCAATGTCGTCGTCGTCAACCCCGCATCCAAGATCAACTCGATTCCCGATCTGATCGCTGAAGCAAAGGCCAAGCCGGGCAAGCTCAATTTCGGCACGTTCGGCATCGGCACCTCGGCCCATCTCGCCGGCGAGCTGTTCAACGCCATGGCGAACGTCAAGATGACGGCGATCCCCTACAAGGGCGCGGCGCCTGCAATCAGCGATCTCCTGGGCGGGCAGATCGACGTGATGTTCACCACCGTGGCCAGCGCGGCGTCGCTGGTGGCGGCGGGTCAGCTCCGTGCGCTGGCTGTCACATCCGCCGAGCGTTCGGCCGCGTTCCCGCAATTGCCGACGGTCGCCGAGGCTGGAGTGCCCGGCTACGCCGCCGAGTCCTGGTACGGATTGTACGCTCCAGCCAAGACGCCTGCTGCCGTGATTGCGCGTCTCAATCAGGCGGTCGCGAAGGCCGTGCAGTCCGGTGGTTTCAAGCAACTGGCGACCAACGAAGGCCTGATCATGGTGGGTAGCGCTCCCCAGGAGCTCGATCGCTATGTCGCCCAGGAAGAGGAACGCTGGCGCAAGCTGGTCAAGGACGCGAACATCGAGGTGCAATAGTCCGGCTTGACATCCGGGGCCGCTTGGCGGTCCCCGGATGTCGTCCGACTACACCGTCAGCCCGCAAGCCCGCCGGATCGCGATCTGGACCGGCGAGGGCGGCAGCGCCCGATCGAACTCGCCCTTGGGCAGCAGCGGAGGCTGTGCCATGAAGCGGGGCCGCTTTCCCCGATGCGGTTGCGCGGCGTGAACCAGGAACGGGTGACACAGATAGACGCTGCCCGCCGCGCCGGTTGCAAGTTCGACGTCGCAATCCTGCGTCGACGCCCAGTCTCCGGCCGCGAGTTGCCGCAGCGTCGCGCCTGCCTCGCCATAGGGCAGCAGCTCGCGCGCGATGGTCGCATGCGAGCCTTTGCGGATCCGCGTGGGCGCATCGTCGTCGCAGACATCCGAGAGCAGGAACAGCATCAGCAGCGCACGTCCGCTGCTCGTCACATTGGCGCGCCACTCCATGAAATCGGCATTGGACGTGCCAAAGCTCATGTCGACATGCCAGCCATCGTCGCCTGGCGATTGCGATGACGGGAAGCGGATCGGAAAGGTTCCGAGGCCCGCCGGCGCAAGCCAGCGCCCTTCGCCGACGAGCTGATCGTACGCCTTGTGCAAAAGCCGGGTATTCGCCGCTTCAACGAATGGAGGCGAAGCTTTGGCGCCAACGCGGATCACGGGCTGGGTCCAATCTTCGGGCTGGTCCGGCGACAGGCCGATATCCGCCCACAGCTCGTCCCTGCATCGCCTTGCAAGGTCGGCGCTGAAGGCATTCCCGAGTTTGACGAAGCCGTCGTCGATGAAGCTCTGAACCTGACAAGGCGTCAGGCCGGTTTGTTCGGTCTTGGGCATTTCACATCTCTCCGTTCGGCTAGCGCATCGCGCGCAGCCGTTTGATCTGGTTGGCGCCGGAGCGCCGGAACGACGTTCTGCCGTTCAGATCAGCGGAAAAAATGTGGAGGTGAACATCATGGCGGGAACGTATAGCGCGGCGGAGCGCGGAATCAAGACACGCTCACCGCTTCGCGAGCGCAGGCCCGTGGCGGCAGCCTCTAGCGGAACGAGAAGGCTGCCGCAGCTTTACACGTGCCTCACGGGCAAGGGTGACGGAGACCGTCGCGGCCGAGATAGGTGCCCGAGCCGGGATCGTAGGAGCGGAAGCGCTGC
This genomic stretch from Bradyrhizobium daqingense harbors:
- a CDS encoding sensor histidine kinase; the encoded protein is MAATDRQPIQDTDQPDQPAIRPRGSRGLGLSGKLLLLTIPLVMIAAVLLYVPAIANFWVNRLNDRVAAANTAALVLDAAPLGMVPDSLSRQILKSINARAVAIKMGQQRRLLASDNIPAAIEHDIDLRDMTAWEAITGSFRMMLETGNQAIRIVGPGVGNAQFIEIVTDELPLRKQMYRFSRNLVVVALIIAVLTAGLVYLALHYLFVRPMRRLTASLVGFHENPESSAGIIVPSQRSDEIGVAERELSDMQRDLMSMLNQKSRLAALGLAVSKINHDLRNLLASAQLLSDQLASVPDPRVQRFAPKLVRSLERAIAFCQSTLSYGRAQEAAPDRRMILIEPVVLEVRETAGLASDASIAWVAAIERGLAVDADPDQLFRVLLNLVRNAAQALETHASSGDGGVQQIRITGKREGAVAILEVSDTGPGVPQKTREHLFEAFQTSGRPGGSGLGLAIAAELVRAHGGDIHLVEGTIGATFRIVIPDRPVELLSIRNERQRA
- a CDS encoding methyltransferase family protein, with protein sequence MPKTIAVLGSALFFVVAPLVLAGFIPWWTTHWEFQPAFFDLELTRAIGLMLIIAGVPGVVDSFARFALQGLGTPAPIAPTQKLVVTGLYRYVRNPIYVGVTAVISGQALLFGDQRLLWYAALLWLFFHVWVLLFEEPTLKETFGAQYEDFRANVPRWIPRLTPWRAAGRRSHS
- a CDS encoding IS5 family transposase (programmed frameshift); this encodes MRAGLFWLNDRQWARIEPHLPRGLTGPDRDDDRRIVSGIIHMLQSGARWRDCPREYGPYTTIYNRFNRWAKRGRWCAIFEALAKPGEDGVVLSLDSTSIKAHRCASGGKGGSTNQAIGRSRGGRTTKIHALSDPLCRPVVLHLTPGQDADIAAAPDVLALAPPMSVLLADKGYDGDKLRGEIIRRGAKPVIPNKSNRVVIHRFNKRAYKGRNVIERCFCRLKDFRRIATRYDKLARNFLAAVHLAALVAYWLN
- a CDS encoding RNA polymerase sigma factor — its product is MARVSDDLVLAAQSGDRHALTQLLVALQPDIRRYARRLCYRASVIEDVVQEALIVVYRRVGTIRSPAALAGWLLTVIARLCMLPALMLMRGVEELATLEESRELAKVPPDELRMDLVNAIESLSPSHREVLLLRDLEDLTIGEIAGRLGVTREAVKSRLRRARALVREYLLGTKDSGREST
- a CDS encoding YgaP family membrane protein; protein product: MWYRKNVGGWERAARLIGGGLMVICGVVALHASPLGLLLSGAGVVTLATGVFGYCPACAVAGREPLKG
- a CDS encoding IclR family transcriptional regulator; protein product: MAQMRRYAGGVDGNRSLERGIEILRAFRPGIDTLGNGEIAERTGLPRSTVSRLTRTLVNSGMLDEVRAERAYRLAASVISVGHAMRTGSPVLNAIGPMMRAESAKRRLNVGLATADRTMMVYLESIRYSPRAALRNVVAGQQVPMELTSLGRAYLAGVAETERERLLKLFKRRSTAATKALLADVRRSISAVGREGYCAVSWQPAVLAVATPIVLAGLPVYALNMSLQNVDRSDALAHQIGAHLNAFAAKCKEVLAGG
- a CDS encoding enoyl-CoA hydratase/isomerase family protein, whose product is MSYQLIEFSVEAGVATIAFNRPDRRNAMSDEMRSEFTGALETVSRDKAIKALVLTGRGNAFCAGGDISGMRRRLEAPQGDVAFNGWSRQQGVHHVQTLLLGLPKPTVAAVNGAAAGLGADTALACDFVMATERSKFTWSYIKRGLIPDGGGLYFLPRRVGLARAKELIFTGRVVEADEALALGIVDRKVAAAELMSAAQAWAAELAQGSPTALALSKTILNETFEHSAHDIFNLGSQAQAICYTSAEHREAVTAFLAQSSSKG
- a CDS encoding acetate--CoA ligase family protein; the encoded protein is MNAIERLIRPRSIAVIGASADPGKTSGRPVAYLKKHGFGGAIYPVNPKVGEIGGLRCYADVASLPDVPDVGLVLLGAERAHVAVRELSERGTAAAIVLASGYTETGAEGAARQTQLMQAAGSMRLLGPNTIGLVNLTDNIVLSASGALAMDHFPAGSIGLVSQSGGILGAVLSRAAARGVGLSKLVSTSNEADLELADIIDFLADDSATRVIALYIEAIRNPARFRAAVLKARRAGKPIVAFKIGRSEAGAKAAVSHTGALAGSDRMYDAFFRQLGVIRARTFEDLLDIPAALSAGRKLSGRRVAILTSTGGAGTILSDSLGIAGFATPAPDADSAAQLRALQSGSHAMLDRNPIDVTLAGLQPDLLRAAIHILLASPSYDALAVIAGSSAVGSPALLADAIHDCLPLSDKPVIAYVSPYAPDVVSVLTQRGVPAYTSAESCARALDGLLKAGMPGQVEISGSMETLVDISDFPVGTLDEAQAKALFARFGVPVVTEKIVATAGEAEQAARDLGSKVVLKILSREIAHKSDVGGVAVNLTAETIGERLAVMAEEVAPKAGKRPERFLVQEMISGGVEIILGMHRDSLGTAILLGMGGIAAELFQDTTLRLLPPEGGLTLTEAGAMARELVTWPLLDGFRGRPRCDVEALAAAIVAFSRMVAQLGERLSEAEINPVFVLPAGQGVKAADGLVVLDAST
- a CDS encoding tripartite tricarboxylate transporter substrate binding protein — encoded protein: MAIGNIIRRDGGPGKAVAVWRWSRRAVLASTALLVAVGSGVAPARAEYPEKIIKIVVPFAAGGGTDIVARTTAQEIQTDLGKPVIIENKPGAGTIIGTQTVATSEPDGYSLLMATFAHAVNPSLYNKLPFDPHKDFAAVSLIARSFNVVVVNPASKINSIPDLIAEAKAKPGKLNFGTFGIGTSAHLAGELFNAMANVKMTAIPYKGAAPAISDLLGGQIDVMFTTVASAASLVAAGQLRALAVTSAERSAAFPQLPTVAEAGVPGYAAESWYGLYAPAKTPAAVIARLNQAVAKAVQSGGFKQLATNEGLIMVGSAPQELDRYVAQEEERWRKLVKDANIEVQ
- a CDS encoding phytanoyl-CoA dioxygenase family protein codes for the protein MPKTEQTGLTPCQVQSFIDDGFVKLGNAFSADLARRCRDELWADIGLSPDQPEDWTQPVIRVGAKASPPFVEAANTRLLHKAYDQLVGEGRWLAPAGLGTFPIRFPSSQSPGDDGWHVDMSFGTSNADFMEWRANVTSSGRALLMLFLLSDVCDDDAPTRIRKGSHATIARELLPYGEAGATLRQLAAGDWASTQDCDVELATGAAGSVYLCHPFLVHAAQPHRGKRPRFMAQPPLLPKGEFDRALPPSPVQIAIRRACGLTV